Proteins found in one Aethina tumida isolate Nest 87 chromosome 1, icAetTumi1.1, whole genome shotgun sequence genomic segment:
- the LOC109600804 gene encoding bolA-like protein 3, with protein sequence MTTILRGFITKLRQIAFPTNTLNYFNNLGATSKFCQHSPVTEQEITTILKKKYPEATNITVEDVSGGCGAMFNIFIETKDFKGLSVVKQHRSVYDTLKEQIKNIHGLHVETRVPN encoded by the exons ATGACGACAATCCTGAGAGGTTTTATAACAAAGCTGCGTCAAATCGCGTTCCCCACAAACACCCTAAACTACTTTAat AACTTAGGGGCCACCTCTAAGTTTTGTCAACATAGTCCCGTCACGGAGCAAGAAATCACAACCAtactaaaaaagaaatacCCCGAAGCAACCAACATCACAGTCGAAGATGTGTCCGGAGGTTGTGGAGCCATGTTCAACATCTTCATAGAAACCAAAGATTTCAAAGGATTGTCCGTAGTGAAACAACACAGATCAGTGTACGACACACTTAAAGAACAAATCAAGAATATACATGGACTTCATGTGGAAACGAGAGTACCCAACTAG